The following are encoded together in the Thunnus albacares chromosome 7, fThuAlb1.1, whole genome shotgun sequence genome:
- the LOC122985184 gene encoding uncharacterized protein LOC122985184 isoform X1 produces the protein MGGRTCCVKNCRRRSHDHRGRKIPNGLTFHCFPAWRRNEGGQISALTRRRRKAWVSAVGRNNITFNHIPKSMRVCSRHFISGKPAYEMLEADPDWLPSLHLGHGEGGGGRRAERLPLALQATKEHEKKRLDAENDAPTLAAVRRPVVPPWTDVKSLLQSVLPKKPDVSVEPRDETPLPAAVKTDVSFRDFFREALEASLDACSRSRTGSSRPPYEVELSIQLPPVKDEKTCEESSSCLNCVRLQTRVQQLEERLSALSGPPEDTDGPAVLSEPPTQRNQVLHSPEQTRLQPISPPPLLQGGRQDADSAAGRQDDSAKQTPRSGQCVTRFQKAWLKTFWFLRYSPTQNLMWCHVCRLHADKAHHNLSLIKGSRMFKVYNIKKHSCSNYHRDSVERHMLQR, from the exons ATGGGGGGAAGAACCTGCTGCGTTAAAAACTGCCGCCGCAGGTCTCACGACCACCGCGGGAGGAAGATCCCGAACGGACTGACCTTCCACTGCTTCCCCGCCTGGAGGAGGAATGAAGGCGGACAGATATCAGCGCTCACCCGGCGGCGGAGGAAAGCCTGGGTGTCCGCCGTGGGCCGGAACAACATCACCTTCAACCACATCCCCAAATCCATGAGAGTGTGTTCAAGACACTTTATCTCAG GTAAACCAGCGTACGAGATGCTGGAGGCGGATCCAGACTGGCTGCCGTCGCTGCACCTGGGTCACGGCGAGGGCGGCGGAGGCAGGAGAGCGGAGCGCCTCCCCCTCGCTCTGCAGGCGACGAAGGAACACGAGAAGAAACGTTTAGATGCTGAGAACGACGCTCCGACACTCGCAG CTGTGCGGAGGCCCGTCGTCCCGCCGTGGACCGACGTCAAATCTCTGCTGCAGTCGGTTCTGCCGAAAAAACCCGACGTGAGCGTCGAGCCGAGAGACGAGACGCcgcttcctgctgctgtgaagaCGGACGTCAGCTTCAGA GACTTCTTCAGAGAGGCTCTGGAAGCGTCTCTGGACGCCTGCAGCAGGTCCAGGACCGGTTCCAGCAGACCTCCTTATGAAGTGGAGCTGAGCATCCAGCTTCCTCCTGTGAAGGATGAGAAGACCTGTGAAGagtcttcatcctgtctgaacTGTGTCAGACTGCAGACGAGGgtgcagcagctggaggagagaCTGTCTGCTCTCTCAGGACCACCGGAGGACACCGACGGTCCAGCTGTCCTCAGCGAGCCCCCGACTCAGCGGAACCAGGTCCTGCACAGTCCTGAGCAAACAC ggCTGCAGCCCATCTCGCCTCCTCCGCTGCTTCAGGGAGGTCGTCAGGACGCCGACTCGGCCGCCGGCCGTCAGGATGACTCGGCGAAGCAGACTCCTCGGTCCGGCCAGTGTGTTACTCGCTTCCAGAAGGCCTGGCTGAAGACGTTCTGGTTCCTGCGATATTCTCCCACCCAGAACCTGATGTGGTGTCACGTGTGCCGCCTCCACGCCGACAAAGCCCACCACAACCTGTCTCTGATCAAAGGCTCCCGCATGTTCAAGGTCTACAACATCAAGAAGCACAGCTGCAGCAACTACCACAGAGACAGCGTTGAGCGCCACATGCTGCAGCGCTGA
- the LOC122985184 gene encoding uncharacterized protein LOC122985184 isoform X2: MLEADPDWLPSLHLGHGEGGGGRRAERLPLALQATKEHEKKRLDAENDAPTLAAVRRPVVPPWTDVKSLLQSVLPKKPDVSVEPRDETPLPAAVKTDVSFRDFFREALEASLDACSRSRTGSSRPPYEVELSIQLPPVKDEKTCEESSSCLNCVRLQTRVQQLEERLSALSGPPEDTDGPAVLSEPPTQRNQVLHSPEQTRLQPISPPPLLQGGRQDADSAAGRQDDSAKQTPRSGQCVTRFQKAWLKTFWFLRYSPTQNLMWCHVCRLHADKAHHNLSLIKGSRMFKVYNIKKHSCSNYHRDSVERHMLQR, from the exons ATGCTGGAGGCGGATCCAGACTGGCTGCCGTCGCTGCACCTGGGTCACGGCGAGGGCGGCGGAGGCAGGAGAGCGGAGCGCCTCCCCCTCGCTCTGCAGGCGACGAAGGAACACGAGAAGAAACGTTTAGATGCTGAGAACGACGCTCCGACACTCGCAG CTGTGCGGAGGCCCGTCGTCCCGCCGTGGACCGACGTCAAATCTCTGCTGCAGTCGGTTCTGCCGAAAAAACCCGACGTGAGCGTCGAGCCGAGAGACGAGACGCcgcttcctgctgctgtgaagaCGGACGTCAGCTTCAGA GACTTCTTCAGAGAGGCTCTGGAAGCGTCTCTGGACGCCTGCAGCAGGTCCAGGACCGGTTCCAGCAGACCTCCTTATGAAGTGGAGCTGAGCATCCAGCTTCCTCCTGTGAAGGATGAGAAGACCTGTGAAGagtcttcatcctgtctgaacTGTGTCAGACTGCAGACGAGGgtgcagcagctggaggagagaCTGTCTGCTCTCTCAGGACCACCGGAGGACACCGACGGTCCAGCTGTCCTCAGCGAGCCCCCGACTCAGCGGAACCAGGTCCTGCACAGTCCTGAGCAAACAC ggCTGCAGCCCATCTCGCCTCCTCCGCTGCTTCAGGGAGGTCGTCAGGACGCCGACTCGGCCGCCGGCCGTCAGGATGACTCGGCGAAGCAGACTCCTCGGTCCGGCCAGTGTGTTACTCGCTTCCAGAAGGCCTGGCTGAAGACGTTCTGGTTCCTGCGATATTCTCCCACCCAGAACCTGATGTGGTGTCACGTGTGCCGCCTCCACGCCGACAAAGCCCACCACAACCTGTCTCTGATCAAAGGCTCCCGCATGTTCAAGGTCTACAACATCAAGAAGCACAGCTGCAGCAACTACCACAGAGACAGCGTTGAGCGCCACATGCTGCAGCGCTGA